A portion of the Pseudarthrobacter defluvii genome contains these proteins:
- a CDS encoding YeiH family protein, translating to MAQLAPGLLTAAAAVGAAFLVHGLLPALPAMTLAVVLGVLAANLPGAAGWTEGRARPGLDFAGKHLMRAGIVLLGLKVSVMDVLGLGWLSLLLIVAVVAASFGGTYAISRLFRLPPVTSLLVATGFSICGASAIGAMAAVRRIRHAETVLPVALVTLCGTLAIGVLPLVAHPLGLTAAVFGAWTGASVHDVGQVVATAQTAGTAALAIAVVVKLTRVLLLAPVAAMAGAHHRRAARSVGAAEGSTAKMPPVVPLFVVGFVAMVALRSTGWLPGGWLETGATLQDILLGAALFGLGSAVRIRSLLHTGGRALLAALASWFLIAALGLGAAFLIAG from the coding sequence CTGGCGCAGTTGGCGCCGGGCCTGCTGACCGCGGCAGCCGCCGTCGGCGCGGCATTCCTGGTGCATGGACTGCTGCCTGCACTCCCCGCGATGACCCTGGCCGTGGTGCTGGGGGTGCTCGCCGCCAACCTTCCCGGCGCCGCCGGATGGACCGAAGGGCGGGCACGGCCGGGGTTGGACTTCGCGGGCAAGCACCTGATGCGCGCTGGCATTGTCCTCCTGGGATTGAAGGTCAGCGTCATGGACGTCCTCGGTTTGGGGTGGCTGTCGCTGCTGCTCATCGTGGCGGTGGTGGCCGCCAGTTTCGGCGGGACGTACGCCATCTCGCGCCTCTTCCGCCTCCCGCCGGTGACCTCGCTCCTGGTGGCAACCGGGTTCTCCATCTGCGGGGCTTCCGCCATCGGCGCCATGGCCGCCGTCCGCCGGATCCGGCACGCCGAAACCGTCCTGCCCGTGGCCCTGGTGACCCTCTGCGGAACGCTCGCTATTGGTGTCCTGCCCCTCGTCGCCCATCCCCTGGGGCTGACGGCGGCCGTGTTCGGCGCCTGGACCGGCGCGTCCGTGCACGATGTGGGCCAAGTGGTGGCCACGGCGCAAACCGCCGGGACCGCTGCCCTGGCGATCGCCGTCGTCGTCAAACTCACCAGGGTGCTGCTCCTGGCGCCCGTTGCCGCCATGGCGGGCGCGCACCACCGGCGGGCTGCGCGGTCCGTTGGCGCCGCAGAGGGCAGCACGGCGAAGATGCCGCCGGTAGTGCCGCTGTTCGTGGTGGGATTCGTCGCCATGGTGGCGCTCCGCTCCACGGGCTGGCTCCCCGGAGGCTGGCTTGAGACCGGGGCCACGCTGCAGGACATCCTGTTGGGCGCGGCGCTGTTCGGACTGGGGTCGGCGGTGCGGATCCGCAGCCTCCTCCACACCGGCGGGCGGGCTCTCCTGGCCGCTCTTGCCTCCTGGTTCCTGATTGCCGCGCTGGGCCTGGGGGCCGCATTCCTCATCGCCGGATAA
- a CDS encoding pyridoxamine 5'-phosphate oxidase family protein: MSNESSPQVQNLEHHECWAMLRTVSVGRLAVLADGRPDIFPVNYTVDGGTLVFRTAQGTKLAAATGGEAAVAVEADGVDPDTGLAWSVVVKGTAALVKSTEEVLETSRLYLFPWQAGRKDTFVRITPDSVTGRRFKVTDPMTWWTQINGSAKASQE, encoded by the coding sequence ATGAGCAACGAGTCATCTCCCCAAGTGCAGAACCTCGAACACCACGAATGCTGGGCCATGCTGCGGACGGTGTCCGTGGGCAGGCTGGCGGTGTTGGCGGACGGGCGTCCGGATATCTTCCCGGTGAACTACACAGTGGACGGCGGCACGCTGGTCTTCCGGACCGCCCAGGGAACCAAGCTGGCCGCAGCCACCGGCGGTGAGGCCGCCGTTGCCGTCGAGGCGGACGGGGTGGACCCCGACACGGGCCTGGCGTGGAGCGTGGTGGTCAAGGGCACTGCTGCCTTGGTCAAGAGCACCGAAGAAGTGCTGGAAACCTCCCGCCTGTACCTTTTCCCCTGGCAAGCTGGGCGGAAAGACACCTTTGTCCGCATCACTCCGGACTCGGTCACGGGACGCCGCTTCAAGGTCACCGATCCGATGACCTGGTGGACCCAGATCAACGGATCAGCAAAGGCGTCGCAGGAATAG
- a CDS encoding type B 50S ribosomal protein L31, producing the protein MKSDTHPKYEAVVFNDLASGTKFLTRSTVSSSKTIEWEDGNTYPVIDVEISSESHPFYTGKQRIMDSAGRVERFNARFKGFGGKK; encoded by the coding sequence ATGAAGTCTGATACCCACCCGAAGTACGAAGCTGTTGTCTTCAACGACCTGGCCTCCGGCACCAAGTTCCTGACCCGCTCCACCGTGTCTTCCTCCAAGACCATCGAGTGGGAAGACGGGAACACCTACCCGGTCATCGACGTCGAAATCTCTTCCGAGTCCCACCCGTTCTACACGGGCAAGCAGCGCATCATGGACTCTGCAGGCCGCGTCGAGCGCTTCAACGCTCGCTTCAAGGGCTTCGGCGGCAAGAAGTAA
- a CDS encoding circularly permuted type 2 ATP-grasp protein: MSDLFQDYSEAAGRTGAYDEMFAPGQQARDSYGQVAEALRKLSLADVSARADSMARTFLDRGVTFDYAGEERPFPLDIVPRVIPAAEWDVLERGVAQRVRALEAFLNDVYDKMTVVSDGVIPRQLVTTSAHFHRQVHGFEPAGGVRVHISGIDVVRDAAGTFRVLEDNVRVPSGVSYVLENRRAMAKGLPEAFGQQLIRPVEEYPRRLLSALRKTAPAGVDDPTVVVLTPGVFNSAYFEHTLLAGLMGVELVEGRDLICRGNRVYMRTTAGEQRVDVIYKRIDDDFLDPLQFRSDSMLGCPGLVNAARAGGVTIANAVGNGVADDKLVYSYVPDLIRYYLSEEPIIANVDTYRLEEKEAREYTLDNLAELVVKPVDGSGGKGLVIGPDASNDELDALRQRIIADPRGWIAQPVLQLSTVPTLGGDKFGPRHVDLRPFAVNDGDNVWVLPGGLTRVALKEGSLIVNSSQGGGSKDTWVLADSPQMPVETVPRQSVTLRERVSVWPVESNWRDRQSEQQQ, encoded by the coding sequence ATGTCAGACCTATTCCAGGATTACTCCGAGGCCGCTGGCCGCACCGGGGCCTACGACGAGATGTTCGCCCCCGGGCAACAGGCCAGGGACTCGTACGGGCAGGTGGCGGAGGCACTCCGGAAGCTCTCCCTGGCGGACGTCAGCGCACGCGCGGACTCCATGGCCCGCACCTTCCTGGACCGCGGTGTCACGTTCGACTACGCGGGTGAGGAACGCCCCTTTCCGCTTGATATCGTGCCGCGGGTCATCCCGGCAGCCGAGTGGGATGTCCTGGAACGCGGCGTCGCGCAGCGGGTGCGCGCCCTGGAAGCCTTCCTGAACGATGTCTACGACAAGATGACGGTGGTGTCCGACGGCGTGATTCCACGCCAGTTGGTGACCACCAGCGCCCACTTCCACCGGCAGGTCCACGGTTTCGAGCCGGCGGGTGGGGTCCGGGTGCATATCTCCGGCATCGACGTTGTCCGCGACGCCGCCGGCACCTTCCGGGTCCTTGAGGACAACGTCCGGGTGCCCTCCGGCGTCAGCTATGTGCTGGAGAACCGGCGCGCCATGGCCAAGGGCCTGCCCGAAGCCTTTGGCCAGCAGCTCATCCGCCCGGTGGAGGAATACCCCCGCCGGCTGCTCTCTGCCCTGCGCAAAACCGCGCCGGCCGGTGTTGACGATCCCACCGTCGTCGTCCTGACTCCCGGCGTGTTCAACAGCGCCTACTTCGAGCACACTCTCCTGGCCGGCCTCATGGGCGTGGAGCTCGTGGAGGGCCGCGACCTGATCTGCCGCGGAAACCGCGTCTACATGCGGACCACCGCCGGCGAGCAGCGGGTGGACGTGATCTACAAGCGGATCGATGACGACTTCCTGGACCCGCTGCAGTTCCGCTCGGACTCCATGCTCGGCTGCCCCGGACTGGTCAACGCGGCCCGTGCCGGCGGTGTCACCATCGCCAATGCGGTGGGCAATGGCGTTGCCGACGACAAACTGGTTTACAGTTACGTGCCTGACCTGATCCGCTACTACCTCAGCGAGGAGCCCATTATCGCCAACGTGGACACCTACCGCCTCGAGGAGAAGGAAGCCCGGGAGTACACCTTGGACAACCTCGCGGAACTGGTGGTCAAACCCGTGGACGGCTCCGGCGGCAAGGGCCTGGTCATCGGCCCCGACGCCTCCAACGACGAACTGGACGCCCTCCGCCAGCGGATCATCGCCGACCCCCGCGGCTGGATCGCCCAGCCGGTCCTGCAGCTCTCCACGGTTCCCACCCTGGGCGGGGACAAGTTCGGCCCACGGCACGTGGACCTGCGGCCCTTCGCGGTGAACGACGGCGACAACGTCTGGGTGCTCCCGGGCGGGCTTACCCGCGTGGCCCTGAAGGAGGGTTCACTGATCGTGAACTCCAGCCAGGGCGGCGGGTCCAAGGACACTTGGGTCCTGGCCGATTCACCGCAGATGCCGGTGGAAACCGTGCCGCGGCAGTCCGTCACCCTCCGCGAGCGGGTCTCCGTCTGGCCGGTGGAGAGCAACTGGCGCGACCGCCAGTCGGAGCAGCAGCAGTGA
- a CDS encoding alpha-E domain-containing protein yields MLSRIAESLFWIGRYVERADGTARILDVHLERLNHLPMEERKSVAQELLAVMGARPQSEDFGLPELLHALAYDKTSATSIAGSLGAARENARRARETVSSALWESLNTTYYGLSQHRKDVVGTYRFCNWTLERTAMVSGLADTTVSHDESWLFLVLGRSLERADMTARMLSTRDVLSAGMSWVNMLRCAGAYESFLRTRRAAFGDQHAAEFLLLDRLFPRSIVYALRDADECLAKLDPSAQRVGFINDARRIVGQARTFLEFHRTDDLMSELPEHMERVQKAVSQASDAISRKYFNQADELAWVGEVS; encoded by the coding sequence ATGCTTAGCCGAATTGCCGAGTCCCTTTTTTGGATCGGCCGCTACGTGGAGCGGGCGGATGGCACCGCCCGCATCCTCGACGTTCACCTGGAACGCCTGAACCACCTCCCCATGGAGGAGCGCAAGAGCGTGGCGCAGGAACTCCTGGCCGTCATGGGTGCCAGGCCGCAGAGCGAGGATTTCGGCCTGCCGGAACTACTGCACGCCCTGGCCTATGACAAGACCAGCGCCACCTCCATTGCCGGCTCCCTGGGTGCTGCCCGCGAAAACGCGCGCCGGGCCCGGGAGACCGTCTCCTCTGCACTGTGGGAGAGCCTGAACACCACCTACTACGGGCTGAGCCAGCACCGCAAGGACGTGGTGGGGACGTACCGGTTCTGCAACTGGACCCTGGAGCGCACCGCCATGGTAAGCGGCCTTGCCGATACCACGGTGAGCCACGACGAAAGCTGGCTCTTCCTGGTGCTGGGCCGCTCCCTGGAACGAGCGGACATGACGGCGCGGATGCTCTCTACCCGCGACGTGCTCTCCGCGGGCATGTCCTGGGTCAACATGCTCCGCTGCGCCGGCGCCTACGAATCCTTCCTCCGCACCCGCCGCGCGGCATTCGGCGACCAGCATGCTGCCGAATTCCTGCTCCTGGACCGGCTCTTTCCGCGGTCCATCGTCTATGCGCTGCGGGACGCCGACGAGTGCCTGGCAAAGCTTGATCCGTCCGCGCAGCGCGTCGGCTTCATCAACGATGCCCGCCGCATCGTGGGGCAGGCCCGGACCTTCCTGGAATTCCACCGGACGGACGACCTCATGTCCGAGCTGCCCGAACACATGGAGCGGGTGCAGAAGGCCGTGTCCCAGGCCTCGGACGCCATTTCCCGTAAGTACTTCAATCAGGCGGATGAACTTGCCTGGGTGGGAGAAGTGTCATGA
- a CDS encoding TrmH family RNA methyltransferase — MTFHYLESADDPRVSDYTTLTDVHLRKLREPAEGMYIAESSRVLRRALAAGHQPRSFFLAEKWMADLDDVFTAYPDVPAFIGSAALLEEITGFHLHRGAMAAMQRPAPVPLPELLAGARRVAVLEDIVDHTNVGAIFRSAAALDIDAVLVSPRCGDPLYRRSVRVSMGTVFQVPWARLHNWPGDLQVLKDHGFTVAALELTPDAEDVDAVASRNLDKLALVLGTEGAGMSPETLAAVDLAVKIPMRNGVDSLNVAAASAVAFWELRART; from the coding sequence GTGACTTTCCACTACCTCGAATCCGCCGACGATCCCCGCGTCAGCGACTACACCACCCTGACCGACGTACACCTGCGGAAGCTCCGCGAACCGGCGGAAGGCATGTACATCGCCGAATCCTCACGGGTGCTGCGCCGGGCTCTGGCCGCCGGACACCAGCCACGGTCGTTCTTCCTCGCCGAAAAGTGGATGGCGGACCTCGACGACGTCTTCACGGCGTACCCCGACGTTCCGGCGTTCATCGGCTCGGCTGCCTTGCTGGAGGAAATCACCGGGTTTCACCTCCACCGCGGGGCCATGGCGGCGATGCAGCGACCCGCCCCGGTGCCGCTGCCGGAGCTTCTGGCCGGGGCCCGCCGGGTGGCGGTGCTGGAGGACATCGTGGACCACACCAACGTGGGCGCCATCTTCCGCTCCGCAGCTGCGCTGGATATCGACGCCGTCCTGGTTTCCCCGAGGTGCGGCGATCCGCTTTACCGCCGCAGCGTCAGGGTCAGTATGGGCACGGTGTTCCAGGTTCCCTGGGCACGCCTGCACAACTGGCCCGGCGACCTGCAGGTGCTGAAGGATCACGGTTTCACCGTTGCGGCGTTGGAGTTGACGCCGGATGCGGAGGACGTGGACGCCGTCGCGTCCCGCAACCTGGACAAGCTCGCCCTGGTGCTTGGCACCGAAGGCGCAGGCATGAGCCCGGAGACGCTTGCCGCCGTCGACCTCGCCGTCAAAATTCCCATGCGCAACGGCGTGGATTCGCTCAATGTGGCCGCCGCGTCCGCCGTAGCCTTTTGGGAACTCCGCGCGCGGACCTAG
- the pepN gene encoding aminopeptidase N codes for MSNENLQRREAAERSALISTTSYDISLDVRQAADPAVPGYTSRSVITFTAEPGSSTFLDFIGSSVHSVLLNGKGLPVEDVVHGARIRLDNLRAENQVTVTGTALYSRSGEGMHRFVDPADGQCYLYTQYEPADARRVFANFEQPDLKATYTFHVMAPADWQVASNGAEANRTLLTSDPATACWDFATTLPMSTYITTVLAGPYFKAEDRWQATLDDGTRLDVPLALYCRASMAGSFDTDHLFDLTKKGLDFFNRLFDYPYPWGKYDQAFVPEYNLGAMENPGLVTFTESYVFTSRATDAQYQARANTLLHEMAHMWFGDLVTMQWWDDLWLKESFADYMGTLGVDRATDWDTAWVNFANKRKAWAYVQDQLPTTHPIVADIPDLEAAKQNFDGITYAKGASVLKQLVAYVGFDAFIAGSREYFRKHAFGNTSLADLLAALDAASGRELSGWARQWLQTSGISTLSLDFGSEDAAEGTTTDDDGTLGGVAIVQEATDPVTGREELRPHRLRVGSYDFDADDALVRTGSIETDVAGARTELPQLAGQPRPALLLVNDDDLTYAKVRLDPASEATVRASLDRITDPMTRALCWTSLWNSARDGESPASLYVDAVAAFAPAETGVGVLLNVLDNATTAAERYTPLDSRDEVRSAFLAAAAAELDRATPGSDQQLAWARTLATLSRHDGSLLPRLRGLLDGSAPVEGLAVDAELRWHLWHALAANGQAGAEELDAELARDTTASGRAGHATAMASRPDPAVKAAAWDAAVHGTELSNQILTATISGLVTAPAALLEPYVEPYFDCLRTVWAGRSIEIASRIVRGLYPAAQDLAAGTRPEEHPVVQRTDEWLAANLDAPHALRRIIIEQRSHLLRALTAQAAVVNSSTPNQPAH; via the coding sequence GTGTCGAATGAGAATCTGCAGCGCCGTGAAGCCGCCGAACGTTCAGCCCTGATCAGCACCACCAGCTACGACATCTCCCTGGATGTCCGGCAGGCAGCTGACCCGGCCGTCCCGGGCTACACAAGCCGCAGCGTCATCACCTTCACGGCAGAGCCCGGCTCCAGCACGTTCCTGGACTTCATCGGCAGCAGCGTGCACAGCGTGCTCCTCAACGGCAAGGGACTGCCGGTGGAGGACGTGGTGCACGGGGCACGGATCCGGCTGGACAACCTGCGGGCCGAAAACCAGGTGACGGTCACCGGAACGGCTCTGTACAGCCGCTCAGGCGAGGGCATGCACCGGTTCGTGGACCCCGCCGATGGCCAGTGCTACCTGTACACCCAGTACGAACCCGCCGATGCCCGACGGGTGTTCGCCAATTTTGAACAGCCCGACCTCAAGGCCACCTACACGTTCCACGTCATGGCCCCCGCGGACTGGCAGGTGGCCTCCAACGGCGCCGAGGCGAACCGCACACTGCTCACCAGCGACCCCGCCACCGCCTGCTGGGACTTCGCCACCACCCTGCCCATGTCCACCTACATCACCACCGTCCTGGCCGGCCCATATTTCAAGGCCGAGGACCGCTGGCAGGCAACGCTCGACGACGGGACCCGCCTCGACGTCCCGTTGGCCCTCTACTGCCGCGCCTCCATGGCCGGATCCTTTGACACGGACCACCTCTTCGATCTCACCAAAAAGGGCCTGGACTTCTTCAACCGGCTCTTCGACTACCCGTACCCCTGGGGCAAGTACGATCAGGCCTTCGTCCCCGAGTACAACCTCGGCGCCATGGAGAACCCGGGCCTGGTCACCTTCACCGAAAGCTACGTCTTCACCTCCCGGGCCACCGACGCCCAGTACCAGGCGCGGGCAAACACGCTGCTGCACGAGATGGCCCACATGTGGTTCGGGGACCTGGTGACCATGCAGTGGTGGGACGATCTATGGCTCAAGGAATCGTTCGCCGACTACATGGGGACGCTCGGCGTTGACCGGGCCACGGACTGGGACACGGCGTGGGTGAACTTCGCCAACAAACGCAAGGCCTGGGCCTACGTGCAGGACCAACTGCCCACCACCCACCCCATCGTGGCGGACATCCCGGACCTCGAGGCGGCCAAGCAGAACTTCGACGGCATCACCTACGCCAAGGGCGCCTCGGTCCTCAAGCAGCTGGTGGCCTACGTGGGGTTTGACGCCTTCATCGCCGGCTCCCGGGAGTACTTCCGGAAGCACGCCTTCGGGAACACCTCGCTGGCCGACCTGCTGGCCGCACTGGATGCAGCCTCCGGGCGCGAGCTGTCCGGCTGGGCCAGGCAGTGGCTGCAGACGTCAGGGATTTCCACGCTGTCCCTGGACTTCGGTTCGGAAGATGCGGCGGAAGGCACAACAACGGACGACGACGGCACGCTGGGCGGGGTGGCCATCGTCCAGGAAGCAACGGACCCGGTCACGGGACGGGAGGAGCTGCGACCGCACCGCCTCCGCGTTGGTTCCTACGACTTTGACGCCGACGACGCACTGGTGCGCACCGGCAGCATCGAAACCGATGTGGCCGGTGCCCGGACGGAGCTCCCCCAGCTCGCCGGACAGCCGAGGCCTGCGCTCCTGCTGGTCAACGATGACGACCTGACCTACGCCAAGGTGCGGCTGGACCCGGCCTCCGAGGCAACGGTCCGTGCATCGCTGGACAGGATTACCGATCCCATGACCCGCGCCCTTTGCTGGACGTCGCTCTGGAACTCCGCCAGGGACGGCGAAAGCCCCGCATCGCTGTACGTGGACGCCGTGGCCGCCTTCGCCCCGGCCGAAACCGGCGTCGGCGTCCTGCTGAACGTCCTCGACAACGCGACGACCGCCGCCGAACGCTACACGCCCCTGGACAGCAGGGATGAGGTGCGTTCCGCCTTCCTGGCAGCGGCCGCCGCCGAACTGGACCGGGCCACGCCCGGTTCGGACCAGCAGCTGGCCTGGGCCCGCACCCTGGCCACCCTGAGCCGGCATGACGGGAGCCTCCTCCCCCGCCTCCGCGGCCTGCTGGACGGCAGTGCTCCCGTGGAGGGGCTCGCGGTGGACGCCGAGCTCCGCTGGCACCTGTGGCATGCCCTCGCCGCCAATGGGCAGGCCGGCGCGGAGGAACTGGACGCCGAACTGGCCCGGGACACCACCGCGTCGGGCCGGGCAGGACATGCCACCGCCATGGCGTCCCGGCCGGACCCTGCCGTCAAGGCCGCGGCCTGGGACGCGGCAGTCCACGGGACAGAGCTCTCCAACCAGATCCTCACGGCGACCATCAGCGGCCTGGTTACCGCCCCGGCGGCTCTGCTGGAACCTTACGTGGAGCCCTACTTCGACTGCCTGCGCACGGTGTGGGCCGGGCGCAGCATCGAGATTGCCAGCCGGATTGTCCGCGGCCTTTACCCGGCGGCGCAGGACCTGGCAGCGGGCACCCGTCCCGAAGAGCATCCGGTGGTCCAGCGGACGGATGAGTGGCTCGCCGCCAACCTGGACGCGCCGCATGCCCTGCGCCGGATCATCATCGAGCAGCGCAGCCACCTGCTGCGCGCACTCACTGCACAGGCCGCCGTCGTGAATTCATCGACACCGAACCAGCCTGCGCACTGA
- a CDS encoding transglutaminase family protein: protein MTRLSIVHRTAYKYNKRVTLSYNEARMTPLTDSQQVVLESVVKVAPSQAAVSTYRDYWGTRVTAFDMQMPHESLEVVSNITVEVHRAEKIPAEADIVGWEDLKSPETLDAFSDWLPQSRLSGPGDEVLGIIPEVVAGKNPHEAAMAVFAWMRGEMTYMSGSTAVTTNAEEAWGQRKGVCQDLAHLAIGALRSCGIPARYVSGYLHPRSSAGIGETVAGQSHAWLEWWDGDWRSWDPTNHKPAGDFHVTVARGRDYRDVPPLKGILSGGGGSALKVSVEITQLA, encoded by the coding sequence ATGACCCGGTTGAGCATCGTCCACAGGACGGCCTACAAGTACAACAAGCGGGTGACCCTGTCCTACAACGAGGCCCGCATGACACCGCTGACCGATTCGCAGCAGGTGGTCCTGGAATCCGTGGTGAAGGTGGCCCCGTCGCAGGCGGCCGTGAGCACGTACCGGGACTACTGGGGGACGAGGGTCACGGCCTTCGACATGCAGATGCCGCACGAAAGCCTTGAGGTGGTCTCCAACATCACCGTGGAGGTGCACCGGGCGGAGAAGATTCCGGCTGAAGCCGACATCGTGGGCTGGGAGGACCTGAAGTCCCCGGAGACCCTGGACGCCTTCAGCGACTGGCTGCCGCAGTCCCGGTTGAGCGGCCCGGGCGACGAAGTGCTGGGCATCATTCCGGAGGTCGTGGCGGGGAAGAACCCGCACGAGGCCGCCATGGCCGTCTTTGCCTGGATGCGCGGGGAGATGACGTACATGTCCGGCTCCACGGCCGTCACCACCAACGCCGAGGAGGCCTGGGGCCAGCGCAAGGGCGTGTGCCAGGACCTTGCCCACCTGGCCATCGGCGCCCTGCGCAGCTGCGGCATTCCCGCGCGCTACGTTTCCGGCTACCTGCACCCGCGCTCCAGCGCCGGCATCGGCGAGACTGTTGCCGGGCAGTCACACGCCTGGCTCGAATGGTGGGACGGGGACTGGCGCAGCTGGGACCCCACCAACCACAAACCGGCCGGCGACTTCCACGTCACGGTGGCCAGGGGCCGCGACTACCGGGACGTGCCCCCGCTCAAGGGCATCCTGTCCGGGGGCGGCGGATCCGCCCTCAAAGTGAGCGTCGAAATCACCCAGCTCGCCTGA
- a CDS encoding lipoate--protein ligase family protein — MTESAFPARDAAAKQRLHGEYKVPGGKLVVVDLDVVDGALANVSVSGDFFLEPDEALADINRALTGLPETTPAKDLAAAVTAALPAGAVMFGFSADAVAVTVRRALAKATSWGDHDWNIIAPTVLPTEINVALDEVLTEAVGAGERTPTLRFWDWQEPSVVIGSFQSVQNEVDPDGVAKHGINVVRRISGGGAMFMEAGNCITYSLYLPQTLVDGLSFADSYPFLDAWVMAALEKLGINAFYIPLNDIATDQGKIGGAAQKRLANGGMLHHVTMSYDIDADKMVEVLRIGKEKLSDKGTRSAKKRVDPLRRQTGLARMAIIEAMIEVFSQRYGATPSQLAGHELAAAEERVASKFGTEEWLHRVP; from the coding sequence ATGACTGAGTCAGCTTTCCCCGCCCGTGATGCCGCCGCCAAACAGCGCCTGCACGGCGAGTACAAGGTTCCGGGCGGCAAACTCGTGGTGGTGGACCTCGACGTCGTGGACGGCGCCCTTGCCAACGTCTCCGTCAGCGGCGACTTCTTCCTGGAACCGGACGAGGCACTGGCGGACATCAACCGCGCCCTCACCGGGCTCCCGGAGACCACCCCTGCCAAGGACCTCGCTGCCGCCGTCACGGCGGCGCTGCCGGCCGGGGCGGTAATGTTCGGCTTCTCCGCGGACGCTGTGGCCGTCACCGTCCGCCGCGCCCTGGCCAAGGCCACCTCGTGGGGAGACCACGACTGGAACATCATCGCGCCCACCGTGCTGCCCACCGAAATCAACGTGGCCCTGGACGAGGTGCTCACGGAGGCTGTCGGCGCGGGCGAGCGCACCCCCACCCTGCGCTTCTGGGACTGGCAGGAGCCGTCGGTGGTCATCGGCAGCTTCCAGTCCGTGCAGAATGAGGTGGATCCCGACGGCGTGGCCAAGCATGGCATCAACGTGGTCCGGCGCATAAGCGGCGGGGGAGCGATGTTCATGGAGGCCGGCAACTGCATCACCTACTCGCTCTACCTGCCCCAGACCCTGGTGGACGGCCTGAGCTTCGCCGACTCCTACCCGTTCCTCGACGCCTGGGTCATGGCCGCGCTGGAAAAACTCGGCATCAACGCCTTCTACATCCCGCTCAATGACATCGCCACCGACCAGGGCAAGATCGGCGGAGCCGCCCAGAAGCGCCTGGCCAACGGCGGCATGCTGCACCACGTCACCATGAGCTACGACATCGACGCCGATAAAATGGTGGAGGTCCTCCGGATCGGCAAGGAGAAGCTCTCCGACAAGGGCACCCGCAGCGCCAAGAAGCGTGTGGACCCGCTGCGCCGCCAGACGGGCCTTGCCCGGATGGCCATCATCGAGGCGATGATCGAGGTGTTCAGCCAGCGCTACGGAGCTACGCCATCACAGCTGGCCGGACACGAGCTGGCAGCCGCAGAGGAACGGGTGGCAAGCAAGTTCGGCACGGAGGAGTGGCTCCACCGCGTCCCCTGA